A genome region from Geobacter pickeringii includes the following:
- a CDS encoding formylglycine-generating enzyme family protein: MEIRFRHTIPALILILLLAPGARGATSPAAGAVFHDRLKSGAAGPEMVVIPAGRFRMGAIFGGGDPDEKPVHEVTIARPFAMGKYEVTFAEYDAFCEATGREKPKDGRRWFGAFSHNWGRGSKPVMNVTWDDAVAYTKWLAEQTGERYRLPSEAEWEYAARGGKDTPFWWGGTAGENRADCKGCGSRWDNKQTAPVGSFAANPYGLFDTAGNVWEWCLDTWHESYTGAPADGSPWLGGDDPRRVQRGGSFGSKPRYVRSSARGRGAPDGSYVYLGFRLLRELP, translated from the coding sequence ATGGAGATCCGTTTCCGCCATACCATTCCGGCACTCATTCTGATCCTTCTTCTTGCTCCCGGCGCCCGGGGCGCCACCTCTCCCGCAGCCGGAGCGGTCTTCCATGATCGGCTGAAAAGCGGCGCCGCCGGCCCCGAGATGGTGGTCATTCCCGCCGGCCGGTTCCGGATGGGGGCGATCTTCGGCGGCGGCGATCCGGACGAGAAGCCGGTCCACGAGGTCACCATCGCCCGCCCCTTCGCCATGGGGAAGTACGAGGTGACCTTTGCCGAATACGATGCCTTCTGTGAGGCGACCGGCCGGGAGAAGCCGAAGGACGGCCGGCGCTGGTTCGGGGCCTTTTCCCACAACTGGGGGCGGGGGAGCAAGCCGGTGATGAACGTCACCTGGGACGATGCGGTTGCCTACACGAAGTGGCTTGCGGAGCAGACGGGGGAGCGGTACCGGCTGCCGAGCGAGGCGGAGTGGGAATATGCCGCCCGTGGCGGAAAGGATACCCCCTTCTGGTGGGGGGGGACCGCCGGGGAAAACCGGGCCGACTGCAAGGGGTGCGGCAGCCGGTGGGACAATAAGCAGACGGCGCCGGTCGGCTCCTTCGCGGCCAACCCCTACGGCCTCTTCGATACGGCGGGCAACGTCTGGGAGTGGTGCCTCGACACCTGGCACGAGAGCTACACCGGGGCTCCCGCCGACGGGAGCCCGTGGCTCGGCGGCGACGATCCCCGCCGGGTCCAGCGCGGCGGCTCCTTCGGGAGCAAGCCCCGCTATGTCCGCTCCTCCGCCCGCGGCCGCGGCGCCCCGGACGGAAGCTACGTCTACCTCGGCTTCCGGCTCCTGAGGGAGTTGCCGTGA
- a CDS encoding DUF4911 domain-containing protein, whose translation MIEQGEITRYFQLERRDLVYLKFIVEAYEGLATLSTADRERGIVVISYHRHFAEDLDALLTALGTEIALQEVTGMENLLHA comes from the coding sequence GTGATCGAACAGGGCGAAATTACCCGGTATTTCCAGCTGGAGCGTCGCGACCTCGTCTACCTCAAATTCATCGTCGAGGCATACGAGGGGCTCGCCACCCTCAGCACGGCGGACCGGGAACGCGGCATCGTCGTCATCTCGTATCACCGTCATTTCGCGGAAGATCTCGACGCCTTACTCACTGCGCTCGGCACCGAAATTGCTTTGCAAGAGGTGACGGGCATGGAGAATTTACTGCATGCTTGA
- a CDS encoding TldD/PmbA family protein, with protein MLDTFDLNRILRRALAGGGEFADIYFEEGANTSIVCEDGKIEKVLAGTDRGVGIRVISDLRTAYAYTNEITEAALLSLAGTVSRAVAGKVFDRDIDLRNKIVGAGFPIEITPDSVPLQDKVALVNRGNVAARKFSDKIRQVMVVYRDSRIKTQIANSLGEFTEANRTGTLYLAQVVAAAGDVIQTGYEPVGKFIGYELFRERGPEEIAETAARRAVMMLAARKAPGGLMPVVLSSEAGGTMVHEAIGHGLEADLAQSGMSVYTGKVGSQVASPLVTVIDDSTIPNARGSFSFDDEGSPAQRTVLVENGILKGYLYDRLSALKDGCASTGNGRREGYHARPIVRMTNTLIAPGESDPAEIVKGVGSGLFVRKMGGGQVNTVSGDFMFEVSEGFLIENGVIGEPVRGATLTGNGPDVLKKIARVGSDLGFGIGTCGKDGQGVPVSDAQPTLLIEEITVGGAA; from the coding sequence ATGCTTGACACATTCGACCTCAACCGAATTCTCCGTCGTGCCCTGGCGGGAGGCGGTGAATTCGCGGACATTTACTTTGAAGAGGGGGCGAACACCTCCATCGTCTGCGAGGACGGCAAGATCGAGAAAGTCCTTGCGGGAACCGACCGCGGCGTGGGGATCAGGGTCATCTCGGACCTGCGCACCGCCTACGCCTACACGAACGAGATCACCGAGGCGGCGCTCCTCTCCCTGGCCGGGACGGTGAGCCGGGCGGTCGCCGGGAAGGTGTTCGACCGTGACATCGACCTGCGGAACAAGATCGTCGGCGCCGGTTTTCCCATTGAAATTACGCCAGATAGCGTACCTTTACAGGACAAGGTTGCGCTGGTAAACCGCGGCAACGTCGCAGCCCGCAAATTTAGCGATAAAATACGGCAAGTTATGGTGGTCTACCGTGACAGCCGGATCAAGACCCAGATCGCCAATTCGCTGGGTGAATTCACCGAGGCAAACCGTACCGGCACCCTCTACCTAGCCCAGGTGGTGGCGGCCGCCGGCGACGTGATCCAGACCGGGTACGAACCGGTGGGAAAATTCATCGGCTACGAACTGTTTCGCGAGCGGGGCCCCGAGGAGATCGCCGAGACGGCGGCCCGGCGGGCGGTGATGATGCTTGCGGCTCGCAAGGCGCCGGGGGGGCTCATGCCGGTGGTCCTCTCCTCCGAAGCAGGGGGAACCATGGTCCACGAGGCTATCGGCCACGGGCTGGAGGCCGACCTGGCCCAGAGCGGCATGTCGGTCTACACCGGCAAGGTGGGAAGCCAGGTGGCATCACCGCTGGTGACGGTCATCGACGACTCCACGATTCCCAACGCCCGGGGCTCCTTCTCCTTCGACGACGAGGGGTCGCCGGCCCAGCGGACGGTACTGGTGGAGAACGGCATTCTGAAGGGGTATCTCTATGACCGGCTCAGCGCCCTGAAGGACGGCTGCGCCTCCACCGGCAACGGACGCCGCGAGGGGTACCACGCGCGCCCCATCGTCAGGATGACCAACACCCTCATCGCCCCGGGGGAGTCCGATCCCGCCGAGATCGTGAAGGGGGTCGGCAGCGGACTCTTCGTCCGGAAGATGGGGGGCGGCCAGGTGAACACCGTCAGCGGAGACTTCATGTTCGAGGTTTCCGAGGGGTTCCTGATCGAAAACGGCGTGATCGGCGAGCCGGTCCGGGGAGCCACCCTCACCGGCAACGGTCCCGACGTGCTGAAGAAGATCGCCCGGGTCGGCAGCGACCTCGGCTTCGGCATCGGCACCTGCGGCAAGGACGGACAGGGGGTGCCGGTCTCCGATGCCCAGCCGACCCTTCTGATCGAGGAGATTACCGTCGGCGGAGCCGCCTGA
- a CDS encoding diguanylate cyclase, translating to MSHAELTTIQPVELLENLKAHPFLAPYHLSFCCDQDGAGRFKSAFTICGAVEQNPLCSKICRTMVEEAVQRASGSGVPVVFRCHAGLLNFAVPIKNGDLPFSCIIGGGVREKEIDLAHLEVLSAADNLDVVALLGELEQLPTATEQEVTETAHRVQELVPSLLTRNLHSLIFEKTMQRLAAVTGVSAGIDGARTACDVMGLVSETLGILFDIARIAILVPQGGGSFAVKGLWGLDLDLGSVPAAKAHGIFSRHRTDQTVTIEDDCRALFPAVEADRATCIRFGSGDELLGVLVLFDTTLPPRDEMLVKLFTGRAASRLQQVRSEERHSSESAQAEKLLHMFSTLSRTEGKEELNQRILGMAADLVDASSGSIMFKNDNGETLKIESALGMNMQLAQSMVVQVGTGIAGKVAASGHPLLVNDIEKDKRIGTPNRPRFKTKSFVSIPIRLRDDIIGVLNLSDKKNQGIFTEADLKLLITFADHASIMIERAISIERADILEQLSITDHLTGLYNRRFLKRRMEEELSRSIRQNLGLTVMFVDLDHFKIYNDLCGHLAGDRALKRLARILSESARQMDIVTRYGGEEFCIILPGTSKKESIFVAERIRRAIESEEFPHEENLPQGSLTASIGVSSYPEDGSTDAVLIKAADVALYRAKADGRNRVAIASGAEADEGPHLKSVAQNQQ from the coding sequence GTGTCCCATGCTGAACTGACGACAATCCAACCGGTGGAACTCCTTGAGAACCTCAAGGCACACCCGTTCCTCGCCCCGTACCACCTGAGCTTCTGCTGCGATCAGGACGGGGCGGGGCGTTTCAAGTCGGCGTTCACCATCTGCGGCGCCGTCGAGCAAAACCCCCTCTGCAGCAAGATCTGCCGGACCATGGTGGAGGAAGCGGTGCAGCGCGCCAGCGGCAGCGGCGTGCCGGTCGTCTTCCGCTGCCACGCGGGGCTGCTGAACTTCGCCGTACCGATAAAGAACGGCGACCTCCCCTTCTCCTGCATCATCGGCGGCGGAGTCCGCGAAAAAGAGATCGACCTCGCTCACCTGGAGGTGCTCTCCGCCGCCGACAACCTGGATGTCGTGGCGCTCCTCGGAGAGCTGGAACAGCTCCCCACCGCCACCGAACAGGAGGTCACGGAGACGGCGCACCGGGTCCAGGAACTGGTCCCGTCGCTCCTCACCCGCAATCTCCACAGCCTCATCTTCGAGAAGACCATGCAGCGGCTCGCGGCCGTCACCGGGGTCTCCGCCGGCATCGACGGCGCCCGGACCGCCTGCGACGTCATGGGGCTGGTGAGCGAGACCCTCGGCATTCTCTTCGACATCGCCCGCATCGCCATCCTCGTCCCCCAAGGGGGAGGCTCCTTCGCCGTCAAGGGGCTCTGGGGGCTGGACCTCGACCTGGGGAGCGTGCCGGCGGCCAAGGCCCACGGCATCTTTTCACGCCACCGCACCGACCAGACGGTCACCATCGAGGATGACTGCCGCGCCCTCTTCCCGGCCGTCGAGGCGGATCGGGCAACCTGCATCCGCTTTGGCTCCGGAGACGAGCTCCTCGGCGTCCTGGTGCTGTTCGACACCACCCTTCCCCCCCGCGACGAGATGCTGGTGAAGCTCTTCACCGGCCGGGCCGCATCGCGGCTGCAGCAGGTCAGGAGCGAGGAACGGCATTCGAGCGAGAGCGCCCAGGCCGAGAAGCTCTTGCACATGTTCAGCACCCTCTCCCGCACCGAGGGGAAGGAGGAGCTCAACCAGCGCATCCTCGGCATGGCCGCCGACCTCGTCGACGCCTCGTCGGGCTCCATCATGTTCAAGAACGACAACGGCGAGACCCTCAAGATCGAGTCGGCCCTCGGCATGAACATGCAGCTGGCCCAGAGCATGGTGGTTCAGGTCGGCACCGGCATCGCCGGCAAGGTGGCGGCCAGCGGCCATCCGCTGCTGGTGAACGACATCGAGAAGGACAAGCGGATCGGCACCCCCAACCGCCCCCGCTTCAAGACCAAGTCGTTCGTCAGCATCCCGATCCGGCTCCGGGACGACATCATCGGCGTCCTCAACCTCTCGGACAAGAAGAACCAGGGGATCTTCACCGAGGCCGACCTGAAGCTCCTCATCACCTTCGCCGATCACGCCTCCATCATGATCGAGCGGGCCATCTCCATCGAACGGGCCGACATCCTGGAGCAGCTCTCCATCACCGACCACCTGACCGGCCTCTACAACCGCCGCTTCCTCAAGCGCCGCATGGAGGAGGAGCTCTCCCGAAGCATCCGCCAGAACCTGGGGCTCACGGTGATGTTCGTCGACCTGGACCACTTCAAGATCTACAACGACCTCTGCGGCCACCTGGCGGGGGACCGGGCGCTGAAGCGCCTGGCCCGGATCCTCTCCGAAAGCGCCCGGCAGATGGATATCGTCACCCGCTACGGCGGCGAAGAGTTCTGCATCATCCTCCCCGGCACCTCGAAAAAGGAGTCGATCTTCGTGGCCGAGCGGATCCGGCGGGCCATCGAGAGCGAGGAGTTCCCCCACGAGGAGAATCTTCCCCAGGGGAGCCTCACCGCCAGCATCGGGGTCTCCTCCTACCCCGAGGACGGCAGCACCGACGCCGTCCTCATCAAGGCGGCCGACGTGGCCCTCTACCGCGCCAAGGCCGACGGACGCAACCGCGTCGCCATCGCCAGCGGCGCCGAAGCGGACGAGGGGCCCCACCTCAAATCGGTTGCCCAGAATCAGCAGTAA
- a CDS encoding peptidylprolyl isomerase, translated as MSEETNPRVLVETSMGTITIELFKEKAPISVRNFLSYVKDGYYDGLIFHRVIKGFMVQGGGLDESMQPKKTKFAIKNEAANGLKNTRGTLAMARTAVVDSATSQFFINLVDNAFLDYKGKTPDLFGYAVFGQVVEGMDVVDAIAQVKTGNRAGHSDVPAESVFITSAKVVE; from the coding sequence ATGAGCGAAGAGACCAATCCGCGCGTTCTCGTGGAAACCTCCATGGGAACCATCACCATCGAGCTGTTCAAGGAGAAGGCCCCCATCAGCGTCCGCAACTTCCTCTCCTATGTGAAGGACGGCTACTACGACGGCCTCATCTTCCACCGGGTCATCAAGGGGTTCATGGTCCAGGGCGGGGGGCTCGACGAGAGCATGCAGCCGAAAAAGACCAAGTTCGCCATCAAGAACGAGGCGGCCAACGGCCTGAAGAACACCCGGGGGACCCTGGCCATGGCCCGGACCGCCGTGGTGGACAGCGCCACCTCCCAGTTCTTTATCAACCTGGTGGACAACGCCTTCCTCGATTACAAGGGAAAGACCCCCGACCTCTTCGGCTATGCCGTCTTCGGCCAGGTGGTGGAGGGGATGGATGTGGTGGACGCCATTGCCCAGGTGAAGACGGGGAACCGGGCCGGCCACTCCGACGTCCCGGCGGAGAGCGTCTTCATCACGTCGGCGAAGGTGGTGGAGTAA
- a CDS encoding peroxiredoxin encodes MVRSEPAVAKVGEPAPSFTLDAVVTNEFKQVSLVDYRGKWVVLFFYPADFTFVCPTEITGFNKALDRFTELNAQVLGASVDSKYSHLAWIKRGDLGELKFPLLADGKKETAARYGILDEKEGVALRGLFIIDPNGVVQYQVVNNLSVGRSVEETLRVLEALQTGELCPLGWKPGEKTIGK; translated from the coding sequence ATGGTCCGCAGCGAACCGGCGGTGGCGAAGGTCGGCGAACCGGCCCCCTCCTTCACCCTCGACGCCGTGGTCACCAACGAGTTCAAGCAGGTGAGCCTCGTCGACTACCGGGGGAAATGGGTCGTCCTCTTCTTCTACCCCGCCGACTTCACCTTCGTCTGCCCCACGGAGATCACCGGCTTCAACAAGGCCCTGGACCGCTTCACCGAGCTCAACGCCCAGGTCCTCGGCGCCTCGGTGGACAGCAAATACTCCCACCTCGCCTGGATCAAGCGGGGGGACCTGGGCGAGCTGAAGTTCCCCCTCCTGGCGGACGGCAAGAAGGAGACGGCCGCCCGCTACGGCATCCTCGACGAGAAGGAAGGGGTCGCCCTGCGGGGGCTCTTCATCATCGACCCCAACGGCGTCGTCCAGTACCAGGTGGTGAACAACCTCTCGGTGGGGCGAAGCGTCGAGGAGACCCTCCGGGTCCTGGAGGCGCTCCAGACCGGCGAGCTCTGCCCCCTGGGGTGGAAGCCGGGGGAGAAGACCATCGGCAAGTGA
- a CDS encoding ATP-dependent helicase, translating into MSKFDLSTLNPPQRAAAEHTEGPLLVLAGAGSGKTRVITFRIGHLLLDRKVRADNILAVTFTNKAAGEMKERVRDLVGRAKCKGMVISTFHSLGVKILRRDIERLGYKKNFGIYTTSDQLGLIRQAMREVNADGKKHDAEGILWRISGWKNALIPPERALPRYEDPDELLACDVYPIYQRLLKACNAIDFDDIIMLTVGLLQGHPEVLEHWQERFRYIMVDEYQDTNASQYLFISLLAKKYRNLCVVGDDDQSIYGWRGADVGNILDFEKDYPGCRVVKLEQNYRSTGTILEAANHVIRNNVKRKEKRLWTDSGEGRPIDLVTAQDDEEEASLVVERIQMERYQHNLAFSDFAILYRTNSQSRAFEEQLRFEDIPYVLVGGMQFYERKEVKDALSYLRVIDNPLDEQALLRIVNFPRRGIGDGTVLRINQWSLEQSCHLMEAFGRVGEIEGINEPTREKVLAFHRLITGATEDFRRPGDLAGRVKRLFDRLGIEEELYRTIEEPATARKKVENVEQVINSMAGYEERIPGATLSGFLEKVSLMDEDRFSGKDKKEHGRDAVTLMSLHSSKGLEFPFVFLVGFEEEILPHKKSMEEGGTIDEERRLCYVGITRARRHLTVTRCLHRKKYGKLLERQPSRFLEEIPERLLQFHEGGAKKAATEEEQEAMAQDFFARMRAKLG; encoded by the coding sequence GTGTCAAAGTTCGATCTTTCCACCCTCAACCCTCCCCAGCGGGCCGCCGCGGAGCATACGGAGGGGCCGCTGCTGGTCCTGGCCGGGGCGGGGTCCGGCAAGACCCGGGTCATCACCTTCCGGATCGGCCACCTCCTCCTCGACCGGAAGGTGCGGGCCGACAACATCCTGGCAGTCACCTTCACCAACAAGGCGGCCGGCGAGATGAAGGAGCGGGTCCGGGACCTGGTGGGACGGGCGAAGTGCAAGGGGATGGTCATCTCTACCTTTCACTCCCTGGGGGTGAAGATCCTGCGCCGGGACATCGAGCGGCTCGGCTACAAGAAGAACTTCGGCATCTACACCACCTCCGACCAGCTCGGTCTCATCCGCCAGGCGATGCGCGAGGTGAACGCCGACGGCAAGAAGCACGACGCCGAGGGGATCCTCTGGCGGATCTCGGGGTGGAAGAACGCCCTGATCCCCCCCGAGCGGGCGCTCCCCCGCTACGAGGACCCCGACGAGCTCCTCGCCTGCGACGTCTACCCCATCTACCAGCGGCTCCTCAAGGCATGCAACGCCATCGACTTCGACGACATCATCATGCTGACGGTGGGGCTCCTCCAGGGGCACCCCGAGGTGCTCGAACACTGGCAGGAGCGGTTCCGCTACATCATGGTGGACGAGTACCAGGACACCAACGCCTCCCAGTACCTCTTCATCTCGCTGCTGGCGAAAAAGTACCGGAACCTCTGCGTGGTGGGGGACGACGACCAGTCCATCTACGGCTGGCGCGGGGCGGATGTGGGGAACATCCTCGACTTCGAGAAGGACTACCCGGGGTGCCGGGTGGTGAAGCTGGAGCAGAACTACCGCTCCACCGGCACTATCCTGGAGGCGGCGAACCACGTCATCAGGAACAACGTGAAGCGGAAGGAGAAGCGCCTCTGGACCGATTCCGGCGAGGGGCGCCCCATCGACCTCGTCACCGCCCAGGACGACGAGGAGGAGGCCTCCCTGGTGGTGGAGCGGATCCAGATGGAGCGCTACCAGCACAACCTCGCCTTCAGCGACTTCGCCATTCTCTACCGGACCAACTCCCAGAGCCGCGCCTTCGAGGAGCAGCTCCGCTTCGAGGACATCCCCTACGTGCTGGTGGGGGGGATGCAGTTCTACGAGCGCAAGGAGGTGAAGGACGCCCTCTCGTACCTGCGGGTGATCGACAACCCCCTGGACGAGCAGGCGCTGCTGCGTATCGTTAACTTTCCGCGGCGGGGGATCGGCGACGGGACGGTGCTGCGGATCAACCAGTGGTCCCTGGAGCAGTCGTGCCATCTGATGGAGGCCTTCGGCCGGGTGGGGGAGATCGAGGGGATCAACGAGCCGACCCGGGAGAAGGTCCTCGCCTTCCACCGGCTCATCACCGGCGCGACGGAGGATTTCCGCCGTCCCGGCGACCTGGCGGGGCGGGTGAAGCGGCTCTTCGACCGTCTCGGGATCGAGGAGGAGCTCTACCGGACCATCGAGGAGCCGGCCACGGCCCGGAAGAAGGTGGAGAACGTGGAGCAGGTCATCAACTCCATGGCGGGGTACGAGGAGCGGATCCCCGGCGCCACCCTCTCGGGGTTCCTGGAGAAGGTCTCGCTGATGGACGAGGACCGCTTCAGCGGCAAGGACAAGAAGGAGCACGGCCGGGACGCGGTGACCCTCATGTCGCTCCATTCCAGCAAGGGGCTGGAGTTTCCCTTCGTCTTCCTGGTGGGGTTCGAGGAGGAGATTCTCCCCCACAAAAAATCGATGGAGGAGGGGGGTACCATCGACGAGGAGCGCCGGCTCTGCTACGTCGGCATCACCCGCGCCCGGCGGCACCTCACCGTCACCCGCTGTCTCCACCGGAAGAAGTACGGCAAGCTCCTGGAGCGCCAGCCGTCGCGGTTTCTGGAGGAGATCCCGGAGCGGCTCCTCCAGTTTCATGAAGGGGGGGCGAAGAAGGCCGCCACCGAGGAGGAGCAGGAGGCGATGGCGCAGGATTTCTTCGCCCGGATGCGGGCGAAGCTGGGATAG
- a CDS encoding acylphosphatase, which yields MKIRAIVTVSGLVQGVAFRHHTVLRAQQLKVAGWVRNLPNGDVQGCFEGDEPSVQALVEWCRLGPSRARVDRVIVENEPYRGEFDGFDVRY from the coding sequence ATGAAGATCCGCGCCATCGTAACGGTCTCCGGGCTCGTGCAGGGGGTCGCCTTCCGTCACCACACGGTGCTTCGGGCCCAGCAGCTCAAGGTCGCCGGCTGGGTGAGAAACCTCCCCAACGGCGACGTCCAGGGGTGCTTCGAAGGGGACGAGCCGAGCGTTCAGGCCCTGGTCGAATGGTGCCGCCTCGGCCCCTCCCGGGCCCGGGTCGACCGCGTCATCGTCGAGAATGAGCCCTACCGCGGCGAGTTCGACGGCTTCGACGTCAGGTACTGA
- a CDS encoding sensor domain-containing diguanylate cyclase: protein MLPELWPKPFKHFDQVRVFLVTVCAVISLFVFTIASFLSFRNSELLLRRLRDQANNYADLILQMKAWNASYGGVYVEKRRESDTNPYLSRLGKEPEFRDLRGRVFSLRNHAVMVKELSQRFAAREGTRFRPVSLNPIDPENAPDPFEREALLRFEQGAPEAYRLERDDGIPPRFRFIHPLPADASCLECHPTAVGRLIGAISVTIPAATALRETDKNNTLIMVSSLGIVALLIGITYFLTWRLVVGLDTIQHRLKKLASTDELTGLANRRTIMQRLEEESQRARRLGEPLCVTIFDLDHFKGINDTYGHPFGDFTLKRVAETMRGALRSYDILGRIGGEEFILISVETTLDEAIVQADRVRERVGEESISDGSREVRITVSAGVTTVADGDETISTIMRRADAALYQAKQEGRNRVRSG from the coding sequence ATGCTGCCCGAGCTCTGGCCCAAACCGTTCAAGCACTTCGACCAGGTCCGCGTCTTCCTGGTCACCGTCTGCGCCGTCATCTCCCTCTTCGTCTTCACCATCGCCTCCTTCCTCTCCTTCCGCAACAGCGAGCTGCTGCTTCGCCGCCTCCGGGACCAGGCCAACAACTACGCCGATCTCATCCTCCAGATGAAGGCGTGGAACGCCTCCTACGGCGGGGTCTACGTCGAGAAGCGCAGAGAGAGCGACACCAACCCGTACCTGAGCCGCCTGGGGAAGGAGCCGGAATTCCGGGACCTGCGCGGACGGGTCTTCTCCCTCCGCAACCATGCCGTCATGGTCAAGGAACTCTCCCAGCGCTTCGCCGCCCGCGAGGGGACCCGGTTCCGCCCGGTCAGCCTGAACCCCATCGACCCGGAAAACGCCCCCGACCCCTTCGAACGCGAGGCGCTGCTCCGCTTCGAGCAGGGGGCGCCGGAGGCCTACCGGCTCGAACGGGACGACGGCATTCCCCCCCGCTTCCGCTTCATCCATCCCCTCCCTGCCGACGCCAGCTGTCTCGAATGCCATCCGACCGCCGTCGGCCGCCTCATCGGCGCCATCAGCGTCACCATTCCCGCGGCAACGGCCCTCAGGGAGACGGACAAGAACAACACCCTTATCATGGTCTCCTCCCTCGGCATCGTCGCCCTGCTGATCGGCATCACCTACTTCCTCACCTGGCGCCTCGTGGTGGGGCTCGACACGATCCAGCACCGGCTCAAGAAGCTCGCCTCCACCGACGAGCTGACCGGCCTCGCCAACCGCCGCACCATCATGCAGCGGCTGGAGGAGGAGAGCCAGCGGGCGCGACGGCTCGGCGAGCCGCTCTGCGTCACGATCTTCGACCTCGACCATTTCAAGGGGATCAACGACACCTACGGCCACCCCTTCGGCGACTTCACCTTGAAGCGGGTGGCCGAGACCATGCGGGGCGCGCTCCGCAGCTACGACATTCTCGGGAGGATCGGCGGGGAGGAGTTCATCCTCATCTCGGTGGAGACCACCCTCGACGAAGCCATCGTCCAGGCGGACCGGGTGCGGGAACGGGTGGGGGAAGAGTCCATCAGCGACGGGTCACGGGAGGTCAGGATCACCGTCAGCGCCGGGGTCACCACGGTGGCCGACGGTGACGAGACGATCAGCACCATCATGCGGCGGGCCGACGCCGCCCTCTACCAGGCCAAGCAGGAGGGGAGAAACCGGGTGCGGTCCGGCTAG
- a CDS encoding radical SAM protein has protein sequence MKRKTLPKLLYADAQGNIFDHPTLSMAGMSGPEAVLPEGVELIPLPEGSRLFTIPDTPPMAWDEKERKFVTVATVREGRRTVPVQAVSAFMAPGYVRLLLPACDYSRKKVHLPLWSYTAVGWDEETEQFVVAASRVDTNDNWNPCNYDDRKLDPLVRKLLAEMPKNRLLEQLARCAVDYHCFAAKNLFFRRWEAPLPTSPACNSRCLGCISLQPSDCCPSNHERIGFVPTPEEIVELALPHLEQAPEPIVSYGQGCEGDPIMQADTVAEATRRLKKATSRGTVNFNSNGSFPDRVAMLCDAGMDSMRFSMNSVREEFYDRYYRPVGYRFADVKESVRLAKERGLFVMINYLVSPGLSDSAEEVEALVRFIGETGVDMIQMRNLSIDPDFYNRRMEATGRGIGMYRMLERVKREFPRIQYGYYNRTRENFFPDGFETGWPVR, from the coding sequence GATGCGCAGGGGAACATCTTCGACCATCCCACCCTCTCCATGGCCGGCATGAGCGGCCCCGAGGCGGTGCTCCCCGAAGGGGTGGAGCTGATCCCCCTTCCCGAGGGGAGCCGGCTCTTCACCATCCCCGACACCCCGCCGATGGCGTGGGACGAGAAGGAGCGGAAGTTCGTCACCGTGGCGACGGTCCGGGAGGGGCGCCGGACCGTGCCGGTGCAGGCGGTGTCGGCCTTCATGGCGCCGGGGTACGTGCGGCTTCTGCTCCCGGCGTGCGATTACTCGCGGAAGAAGGTCCACCTCCCGCTCTGGTCCTATACCGCCGTGGGGTGGGACGAGGAGACGGAGCAGTTCGTGGTGGCCGCCTCCCGGGTGGACACCAACGACAACTGGAACCCCTGCAACTACGACGACCGGAAGCTGGACCCCCTGGTGCGGAAGCTCCTGGCGGAGATGCCGAAGAACCGCCTCCTGGAGCAGCTTGCCCGCTGCGCCGTGGATTACCACTGCTTCGCCGCCAAGAACCTCTTCTTCCGCCGCTGGGAGGCGCCGCTCCCCACCTCGCCGGCGTGCAACTCGCGCTGCCTGGGGTGCATCAGCCTTCAGCCCTCGGACTGCTGCCCCTCCAACCACGAGCGGATCGGCTTCGTCCCGACGCCGGAGGAGATCGTGGAGCTGGCCCTGCCGCACCTGGAGCAGGCGCCGGAGCCGATCGTCTCCTACGGCCAGGGGTGCGAGGGGGACCCGATCATGCAGGCCGACACCGTGGCCGAGGCGACGCGGCGGCTGAAGAAGGCCACCAGTCGGGGGACCGTGAACTTCAACTCCAACGGCTCCTTCCCCGACCGGGTCGCCATGCTCTGCGACGCCGGGATGGACTCCATGCGCTTTTCGATGAATTCGGTGCGGGAAGAGTTCTACGACAGGTACTACCGGCCGGTGGGATACCGCTTCGCCGACGTGAAGGAGTCGGTGCGGCTGGCCAAGGAGCGGGGGCTCTTCGTGATGATCAACTACCTGGTCTCGCCGGGGCTCTCCGACAGCGCGGAGGAGGTGGAGGCGCTGGTCCGCTTCATCGGCGAGACCGGCGTCGACATGATCCAGATGCGGAACCTCTCCATCGACCCCGATTTCTACAACCGGCGGATGGAAGCCACGGGGCGGGGGATCGGGATGTACCGGATGCTGGAGCGGGTGAAGCGGGAGTTCCCGCGGATCCAGTACGGCTACTACAACCGGACCCGGGAGAACTTCTTTCCGGACGGTTTCGAGACGGGGTGGCCGGTCCGCTAG